The Corynebacterium sphenisci DSM 44792 genome includes the window ACTACTCCGCCCGGTTCGGGCTGTACCGGATCGACATCCTCGACGATCCCGCGCTCACCCGCCGGCCCACCTCCGGGGTGGCGGCCTACCGCGAGCTCATCGCCGGGGGCGGGGTGGCCGCCGGCTACCGCCCGGCGAACCCGCCGGCGAAGTGCTCCGCGGCCCGGATCCCGGACTCCTGCCTGAACCCGCCGGCGGTGGACGGCCCGCTCGCGCGCATCCGCGGCTGAGCCCGCGCGCGCTTGTATAGTCGCCTTCCATGACCACCGAGCACCGCCCCGCCGGCCCGGCCGGCGCAGGGGACCCCGCCGACGACCCCGCCGACGACCCCGCCACCGCCGCCCGCCCCGCCACGGGGCCGGACGCCGGGGCGGGGCGGCCGGCGGATCCGGCGGACCCGGCGGCGTCCGCGGACGCGGGGGAGGACGCGCCCGCGGATCCGGAGCGGCGCACCCCCTGGTACGTCGAGATCCCGATCATCATCGTGATCGCGCTGCTCATCAGCGTCGGGGTGCAGACCTTCATCGGACGGGTCTACCTCATCCCCTCGGAGTCCATGGAGCCCACCCTGCACGGCTGCGCCGGCTGCACCGGGGACCGGATCTGGGTGGACAAGCTCGCCTACCGCTTCGGGGATCCCGAACCCGGCGATGTGGTGGTCTTCAACGGGCCCGACTCCTGGGACCCGGTGTTCACCACGCAGCGCTCCGCCAATCCGGTGCTGAACAGCGTGCAGACCGTCGGCTCCTGGATCGGCGTCGTCGCCCCCGATGAGAACGCGCTGGTCAAGCGGGTCATCGCGGTGGGCGGGCAGACGGTGCGGTGCACCCCCGGCGATCCCGGGGTGATGGTCGACGGCGCCCCCGTGGACGACTCCTACACCCTGGATCCGCCGGCCTACCCGGTGGACCCGGCGGTGGGCTCCGAGGCCTGCGGCGGACCCTACTTCGGGCCGCTGACCGTGCCCGAGGGGGCGCTGTGGATGATGGGCGACAACCGCACCAACTCCATGGACTCGCGCTACCACCAGGGCGATGAGCACCAGGGCACCATCCCGCGCGATGCGGTGGTGGGCAAGGTGCGCGCGGTGATCCTGCCCTTCAGCCGCATCGGCGGCGTCGATGCCCCGGACATCCAGGGCGGCTGAGCGGCGCCGGCCCCGGCTGCGCCGGCTGGCCCAGGATCGGATGCACGAGGTGGCCCTGGCCGCCCGCGGCCTCGGGCCGGTCGCCGGGGTGGACGAGGCCGGCCGCGGCGCCTGCGCCGGCCCCCTGGTCGCCGCCGCCTGCATCCTCGACCCGCCGATCGCCCCGGAGCTGGCCGGGCTCACCGACTCCAAGAGGCTCAGCCCCGCCGCCCGGGCCCGGCTGGAGCCGGCGATCAAGTCCGTCGCCCGGGCCTGGGCGGTGGTCGCCGTGGAACCGGCGGAGATCGACGCCCGCGGGATCACCCACGCCAACCTCTCCGCGATGCGCCGGGCGGTCGCCGCCCTGGACCCGGCCCCCGGCTACGTGCTCGTCGACGCCTGGCGGGTGCCCGGCCTGGCCGTGCCGCAGCTGCCGATCATCGGCGGGGACGCGGCGGCGCGGTGCATCGCCGCGGCGAGTGTCCTCGCCAAAGTGGCCCGCGACCGGATTATGGTTGACCACGACACCCGGTGGCCGGGCTACGGCTTCGCCGCCCACAAGGGCTACGGCACCCGAGCGCACATGGCCGCGCTGGCGCGGCTGGGGCCCGCCGGCTGCCACCGGATGAGCTACGCCAACGTCCGCGCCGCCTGCGCGGCCGACACCGACGACGAGGGAGCCAGATGAGCGCCGAGGACCTGGACAACTACGAGGCCGAGGTCGAGCTGTCGCTCTACCGCGAGTACCGCGACGTGGTGAGCCAGTTCTCCTACGTGGTGGAGACCGAGCGGCGCTTCTACCTGGCCAACGCCGTCGAGCTCATCCCGCACAACTCCGGCGGGGAGGTCTACTTCGAGCTGCGCATGTCCGACGCCTGGGTGTGGGACATGTACCGCCCGGCCCGGTTCGTCCGCTTCGTCCGGGTGATCACCTTCAAGGACGTCAACATCGAGGAGCTCGACAAACCGGATCTGCGGCTGCCCGACTAGCCCGGGCGGCCGGGCAGCGCACATTCCCGGAACCGTGCACACCCGGCCCGCCGGCGCGATGCGCCGGCGGGCCGCGGCGCGCCCGCGGTGGCAGCATCGCCGGCGACGGGCCCGGTCGCCGGGGCGCCGCCGGCGCCCCGCCGGGCCCGGGGACGGGGGAGCGGCGGATGCGGCTGCGGCGGCGGAGCGGGTCGGGCGGGGCGGACGCGGGCGGGGGCGGCCCCGCCGGGGCCCGCCGCGCGGCGGGGGCGGGGGCCTGATGGGCGCGGCGGCGTGGGCCTATCTCGCCCGGGTGGTGGAGGGGCCGCACCGGGAGCTCAACGCGCTGCTCGGGGAGGTCGGCCCGGAGGAGGCCGCGGAGCGGATCCGCGCCCGCCGGGGGCTGCCGCCGGGCCTGGCCCGGGCCACCGAGGCCCGCCACGCCGAGGATCGGGCGGCCGCGGATCTGGAGTCGGCGGCGGCCACCGGGTTCCGGCTGGTCACCCCGGAGGACCCGGAATGGCCGGTGGCGGCGGTGCAGGCCTTCGCCCGCGGCGGGGCGCGGGCCCCGGCGCCCCATGCGCTGTGGGTGCGCGGGGCCCCGCTGGCCGGGCTGCTCGGGGAGGCCGTCGGCGTGGTCGGCACCCGGGCGGCCTCCGGCTACGGGCTGCGCCTGGCGGCGGAGATCTCCGCCGGGCTGGCCGGCGCGGGGGTGACCGTGCTCTCCGGGGGCGCCCTCGGCGTGGACGCCCAGGCGCACCGGGCGGCGCTGGCGGCCGGCGGGCGCACCGTGGTCATCGCCGCCGCCGGGCCCGGGGTGACCTACCCGCCGGCGCATCACCGGCTGTTCCGGGAGGTCGCGGAATCCGGGGCGGTGGTCACCGAGTACCCGCCGGGGACGCGGCCGGCCCGGCACCGCTTCCTCACCCGCAACCGGCTCATCGCCGGGCTCGGCGGGGCGCTGGTGCTGGTGGAGGCCGGCTGGCGCTCCGGGGCCCGCAACACCGTGCACTGGGCGGGCCGGCTGGGCCGGCCGGTGGGGGCGGTGCCCGGCCCGGTCGGCGCGGCCGGGGCCACCGGCTGCCATGCCGCGATCCGGGAGGGCGAGGCCACCCTGGTCACCGGGGCCCGCGATGTGCTGGGGCTGCTGCGCCCGGTGGGCGCCGTGCACGAGGACGCCCAGCTGGAGCTGGACTGGGCCCCGGACCCGGTGCAGGCGCTGCCCCGGGAGGAGCTGCGGATCTACGACGCCACCCCGCCGCGGGGCCCGGGGGCGCGGGTCCGCGAGATCGCCGCCGAGGCGGGGGTCCCGCCGGGGCTGACCGCCCAGCTGCTCACCGCCCTGGAGACCAAGGCGCTGGTGCGCCGGGAGGGTGCGCGCTGGCGGCGGTGCGTCGGGGCCGCGACCGGCCGCGGGGGAGGTGCCGGCAAAAAAATTTCCCGGGATTGACCTGCGAAAACGAAGTTTTCCCGGAAAAAACCCGGATCGGGGGGTTGCGCTCGCCGGGGGAATCTGTACTATAGGCCAGGCAAGCCTAAGTGAGGAAGTTGGTGCGGGCTGGCGCCGACTTCCACAGCCCCTGCGGGGTAAGGTCTTGCATCATGGGTGAGGCACGGGCGGCGGCGTCGCGGACTCCGGATTCAACTCCGGAACCGCAGACGCCGCCGCCCTCCGTTTCGCCCGGAGCATCCCGGGAGGCGCCGATGGCCGAGGACCTCGCCCCCGGCGTGGAGGCGGTGCTCGGGGACTTCCTGGACCACATCCGGCTCTCCCGGGGCCTGGCCGAGCGCACCGCCGCCGGCTACCGCGCGGATCTGGTGCCGCTGCTGCGCGGCCTGGACCGGATCGGGGATCTCGACCTGCGCCGGATCCGGGCCCACCTGGCCCGCCGGCACGCCGCCGGCGCGGCCCGCTCCTCGATGGCCCGGGCGGCGACCTCGATCCGGCTCTTCGGCGCCTGGTGCGCCGAGAACGGCATCCTGCCCGCCGACCCGGCCGCCCGGCTCACCGCGCCGGGGCCGCGCCATGAGCTGCCCGAGATCCTCAGCGCCGAGCAGGCGGCCACCGCGCTCGGCGCCCTCGCCACCGCCGCCGCGGAATCCGGGGAGCCGGGCCCGGCCCGGGATCTGGTGGTCGCCGAACTGCTCTACGCCACCGCGATCCGGGTCGGCGAGCTGTGCGGGCTGGATCTCGGCGACGTGGACCTGGACCGGCGCACCCTGGTGGTCACCGGCAAGGGCGACCGGCAGCGCACCGTGCCCTTCGGCCCGGCCGCCGCCGCGGCGGTGACCCGCTGGCTGGCCGGGCGCGGCCGGCTGGCCCGGCCGGACTCCCCGCCAGCGCTGCTGCTCGGCGATCGCGGCGGCCGCCTCGATCCCCGGCAGGCCCGCCGGATCGTGCACCGGGTCACCGCCGCCACCGGGGTGGACCTGTCCCCGCACGGGCTGCGCCATTCCGCGGCCACCCACCTGGTGGAGGGCGGGGCGGATCTGCGGGTGGTGCAGGAGCTGCTCGGCCACCGCAGCCTGGGCACCACGCAGATCTACACCCACGTCTCCGTGGACCGGCTCCGCGAGGCGCACCGCCGTGCGCATCCGCGCGCCTGAGCCCCGCCCGCCGGGGCCGGCTCAGCCGGCGGGGGGTTTGAGCACGATCCGGCGCCGGCCCAGCAGATCCAGCGGGTTGAGGTAGCCGGCGCCCACCCGGGCGCCCCAGTGCAGCCCCGGCTCCGCCCCGGCGGCCAGGTGCCCGATCACCTGGCCCCGGGCCACCGGCTGGCCGGCGTGCACCACCGCCGCCACCGGCTGGTAGGTGGTGCGCAGGCGCGGCCCATGGCGCACCGAGACCACCGGGACGCCGCCGACGGGGCCGGCGAAATGCACCACCCCGGCCGCCGAGGCGCGCACCGGGGCGCCCACCGGCGCGGCCAGATCCACCCCGCGGTGCCCGGCGGCCCAGGGGCGCGGCGGGGGATCGAAGGGGCGCAGCACCGCCCCGGGCACCGGCCGCAGATGCCGCGCCGGATCCGCGGGCGCCGCCGCCGGGGCGCGCGCGGCGGGCGGGGCGGCCGCGGCGGCGGGGGCGGCGAGCAGGGCCGCGGCGAGCAGCGCGGCGGGCAGCCGGCGGGATCGGGCGGTGGTGCGCATGCGCCCAGCACACCGCGACCCCGGGCCGGGCGCGGCCGGCCGGCCGCCGCGCGGGCGCCGGCCGTGGACGGCCCGGCGATGGTGGACATCCCGCGCCGGGGCGCCGCCCCGGCGCCGGGCGGCGCGCGGGGCGGGGGCGGAAATGGTGTTTGACCGGCGGGGCCGCTAATATTGCGCGGGCGACGCACCGGGTCCGCCCCGGGCGTCGACATCGCGCACCCTCCATATCGCCGCCACATGGGCGAGGTGACCCGGCTTCACCGGGTTCGCCCAGGTCGGGGAGGGGGCCAGGGTGCGGGGAGAACCCGCACGAGAACCCAACCGAAACCGAGAGAAAGCGAGGAAGGGGGAACGGCCGCGGCCGCCGGGGCACCCGGCGCCGGACGCGTCAGCCACCCCCTGAACACGACATGGCAGTTGTCTCCATGCGAGAGCTCCTCGACGCCGGCGTCCACTTCGGGCACCAGACGCGTCGGTGGAACCCGAAGATGAAGCGCTTCATCTTCACCGACCGCAACGGCATCTACATCATCGACCTGCAGCAGACGCTGACCTACATCGACGAGGCCTTCGAGTTCGTCAAGGAGACCGTCGCCCACGGCGGCAACATCCTCTTCGTCGGCACCAAGAAGCAGGCCCAGGAGACCGTCCAGGCCGAGGCGGAGCGCGTGGGCATGCCCTACGTCAACCACCGCTGGCTCGGCGGCATGCTGACCAACTTCCAGACCGTCGCCAAGCGCCTGAACCGGCTCAAGGAGCTGCAGGCCATGGACGCGGCGGAGAACGGCTACGAGGGCCGCACCAAGAAGGAAATCCTGATGCTCACCCGCGAGCGCACCAAGCTGGAGCGCACCCTGGGCGGCATCCGGGACATGTCCAAGGTGCCCTCGGCGCTGTGGATCGTCGACACCAACAAGGAGCACATCGCCGTCTCCGAGGCGAAGAAGCTGGACATCCCGGTGGTGGCCATCCTGGACACCAACTGCGACCCGGACGACGTCAACTACCCGATCCCGGGCAACGACGACGCGATCCGCTCCGCGACCGTGCTGACCAAGATCATCTCCGCCGCCGTGGACGAGGGCCGCCGGGTGCGCGCCGAGCGCGACGCCGCCGCCGCCCGCGAGGCCGCCGGCGACGTCGCCCCGGAGCAGGCCGCCCCGGCCGCCGAGGCCCCCGCCGAGCAGGCCGCCGAGGCCCCGGCGCAGGCCGCGGCCCCCGCCGAGCAGGCCGCCCCGGCCACCGAGGCCCCGGCCGCCGAGTAGCCCACCCGGCACCCCACGTACCACCGACACAAGGAGGATCGCCTGATGGCGAATTTCACCGCCGCGGACGTCAAGAAGCTCCGTGAGACGACCGGCTCCGGCATGAAGGCGTGCAAGGACGCCCTCGTGGAGACCGACGGCGATTTCGACAAGGCCGTCGAAATCCTGCGCATCAAGGGCGCCAAGGACGTCGGCAAGCGCGCCGAGCGCACCGCCGCCGAGGGCCTGGTCGCCGTCTCCGGCGCCACCATGATCGAGGTCAACTCGGAGACCGACTTCGTCGCGAAGAACCAGGAGTTCATCGACTTCGCGAACACGGTCGCCGCCGCCGCCGCCGAGGCCAAGGCGAACACCCCCGAGGAGCTCGCCGCGGTCGACCTCGACGGGGTCACCGCCGCCGAGGCCACCCAGGAGCTCTCCGCCAAGATCGGCGAGAAGCTGCAGCTGCGCCGCGCGGTCACCCTGGAGGGCGAGAACATCGCCGTCTACCTGCACCACCGCGCCGCG containing:
- a CDS encoding DUF2469 domain-containing protein; the protein is MSAEDLDNYEAEVELSLYREYRDVVSQFSYVVETERRFYLANAVELIPHNSGGEVYFELRMSDAWVWDMYRPARFVRFVRVITFKDVNIEELDKPDLRLPD
- the lepB gene encoding signal peptidase I codes for the protein MTTEHRPAGPAGAGDPADDPADDPATAARPATGPDAGAGRPADPADPAASADAGEDAPADPERRTPWYVEIPIIIVIALLISVGVQTFIGRVYLIPSESMEPTLHGCAGCTGDRIWVDKLAYRFGDPEPGDVVVFNGPDSWDPVFTTQRSANPVLNSVQTVGSWIGVVAPDENALVKRVIAVGGQTVRCTPGDPGVMVDGAPVDDSYTLDPPAYPVDPAVGSEACGGPYFGPLTVPEGALWMMGDNRTNSMDSRYHQGDEHQGTIPRDAVVGKVRAVILPFSRIGGVDAPDIQGG
- a CDS encoding murein hydrolase activator EnvC family protein; the protein is MRTTARSRRLPAALLAAALLAAPAAAAAPPAARAPAAAPADPARHLRPVPGAVLRPFDPPPRPWAAGHRGVDLAAPVGAPVRASAAGVVHFAGPVGGVPVVSVRHGPRLRTTYQPVAAVVHAGQPVARGQVIGHLAAGAEPGLHWGARVGAGYLNPLDLLGRRRIVLKPPAG
- a CDS encoding tyrosine-type recombinase/integrase → MAEDLAPGVEAVLGDFLDHIRLSRGLAERTAAGYRADLVPLLRGLDRIGDLDLRRIRAHLARRHAAGAARSSMARAATSIRLFGAWCAENGILPADPAARLTAPGPRHELPEILSAEQAATALGALATAAAESGEPGPARDLVVAELLYATAIRVGELCGLDLGDVDLDRRTLVVTGKGDRQRTVPFGPAAAAAVTRWLAGRGRLARPDSPPALLLGDRGGRLDPRQARRIVHRVTAATGVDLSPHGLRHSAATHLVEGGADLRVVQELLGHRSLGTTQIYTHVSVDRLREAHRRAHPRA
- a CDS encoding ribonuclease HII; translated protein: MRRLAQDRMHEVALAARGLGPVAGVDEAGRGACAGPLVAAACILDPPIAPELAGLTDSKRLSPAARARLEPAIKSVARAWAVVAVEPAEIDARGITHANLSAMRRAVAALDPAPGYVLVDAWRVPGLAVPQLPIIGGDAAARCIAAASVLAKVARDRIMVDHDTRWPGYGFAAHKGYGTRAHMAALARLGPAGCHRMSYANVRAACAADTDDEGAR
- the tsf gene encoding translation elongation factor Ts is translated as MANFTAADVKKLRETTGSGMKACKDALVETDGDFDKAVEILRIKGAKDVGKRAERTAAEGLVAVSGATMIEVNSETDFVAKNQEFIDFANTVAAAAAEAKANTPEELAAVDLDGVTAAEATQELSAKIGEKLQLRRAVTLEGENIAVYLHHRAADLPAGVGVLVAYTGEGEEAAQAAHGAAMQIAALKAQFLSREDVPAERVESERAVFEKISREEGKPEAALPKIVEGRLNGFYKDVVLLEQPSVADSKKTVGKLMEEAGVTITGFARYEVGQA
- the rpsB gene encoding 30S ribosomal protein S2, yielding MAVVSMRELLDAGVHFGHQTRRWNPKMKRFIFTDRNGIYIIDLQQTLTYIDEAFEFVKETVAHGGNILFVGTKKQAQETVQAEAERVGMPYVNHRWLGGMLTNFQTVAKRLNRLKELQAMDAAENGYEGRTKKEILMLTRERTKLERTLGGIRDMSKVPSALWIVDTNKEHIAVSEAKKLDIPVVAILDTNCDPDDVNYPIPGNDDAIRSATVLTKIISAAVDEGRRVRAERDAAAAREAAGDVAPEQAAPAAEAPAEQAAEAPAQAAAPAEQAAPATEAPAAE
- the dprA gene encoding DNA-processing protein DprA, producing MGAAAWAYLARVVEGPHRELNALLGEVGPEEAAERIRARRGLPPGLARATEARHAEDRAAADLESAAATGFRLVTPEDPEWPVAAVQAFARGGARAPAPHALWVRGAPLAGLLGEAVGVVGTRAASGYGLRLAAEISAGLAGAGVTVLSGGALGVDAQAHRAALAAGGRTVVIAAAGPGVTYPPAHHRLFREVAESGAVVTEYPPGTRPARHRFLTRNRLIAGLGGALVLVEAGWRSGARNTVHWAGRLGRPVGAVPGPVGAAGATGCHAAIREGEATLVTGARDVLGLLRPVGAVHEDAQLELDWAPDPVQALPREELRIYDATPPRGPGARVREIAAEAGVPPGLTAQLLTALETKALVRREGARWRRCVGAATGRGGGAGKKISRD